In the genome of Thunnus thynnus chromosome 6, fThuThy2.1, whole genome shotgun sequence, the window ACTGGCCACTCAAAGGCTTTTGCTCATTATGTACAGAACACTTCCACAATCACCACAGTAGATGGTGAAAGAGATAAACAGGGAGAGTGACCAATTTGAccatttcagcaccatggacagctctGAATCTACTCACCATAAAGCTCATGGATTCAAATGCCTGTTCAGGTCTGAAGGAAACAGGAACAAAAATAGTGTAACTGGCTATATACATGGCAGACTGCAGAGGAAATTGAAAGACCAGTCTTTATTATCTAGCATCCCTCTGAGACACTTACAAAACTCATCATCAGACTTTATCAAGGCTGTAGACATACTGGTACCTTAGGCTTCCACTAAAAATAGAGGACAAAAGTAGGCAGTTGGAATTTAGGCTAAATCATACTTCAAAAATGCAGCATGTTATGACCGTGCCCATATTAGGATAAAATAAGCATGTGAGTATGTATCATACTCAATGATATAGGGTAATGTGTTGTCTTCAAGGTGTAAAAAGCCATACAGCAATACAAGTAGGTAACACATATCCTCAGGGAATCAAAGTAAGCACAACCCAGTCCATGATGGACCAGATATTGGGGACTGTCTGCAAAGCAGAGGCAAATCCAATTCATAATCCCTCCTCTAATCCAAGAGGATTGGGTGCTGGGAGGCAGGATGCAACTGAGAGATTGGTTAAGTCTTCTTGTCAGTCATAACATAGATGTCAATCCCTTATCCATCGTTTGAGACAATGAATTTAGCTTTATGTGCCATCGATGGAAGCACCAAGTCAGAGTACAATTTGGTACAATGTTACATTTATATCTAaagtgaaaaattaaataatagtGCCTGAAACTAAACGCACAACTATGtttaaaccttttaaaacaAGGAAACTGCAAACATGTTAGCTTGCTACTGTTGAAGCTTTGTCCACAGTCATCGTTGGCGTAAACTGAGGTATCATAAATCAGTGTAACTGGTCAGTTTACGCAGCTGCATACCTCCTTGCCAACCCACACTGACCACACGACAAaactggagagaaagaaagcacaGACTGatgcaaatataataataaataattaagtaaAATGCCACAAGTAGAAAACATCTCACTTCATACCGGTGACCAAGCCTCTCCAGTTACTTCTGAGTTGGCAGCCAGCTGTTGCCGTGAAGAAAAAACTGGTGTCACCATCCCGACTGCAGCAGCGTTGATTTGCatgataacatactgtatacacaagCCCCTCTCAAAAAGCTCAACATGCTGCCAATATAATGTTAAAACTACCAAATACACCCCGCTATATTTTATGGGTGGCACGAGTAAAACGGTCGTTGCGCATGCTACTGCACAGACTGGACACAGACTCAGAATAACTCTACTACGACCACGGCATGAAGGATTAGTTTCTTGCTCATATGCACACGGCTACGTGAGTTCGAGCTTGGTACCTTACATAATAATTAATCTGCACCACAAACTGAAAGCACACAGTTTCGTTTGTTTAAATAATGTTGCCAGATAATGCCAGAAAGTCCAGATGTGCAAGGAGAAACCCTGCTCTTGCCTTACCGGACAGGCACCTCTCCATCACCGTGAAGTCCTAAATGTACCCTGTCCGACCTCGGCGCAGGCTCCATGATCTCATCGGCTCAGCTCTCTCATGACCTGTCCTGCCATCGGGTCCGCGTGGGCGCGCGCTCCCTAGTTGGCGCTTGCGCGACCTACGCGGGGCAGCGCCAACAGCAATGATTGGAGGGTTCCTTTTTTTCATACACCTACATGAGCGTCAGATGGGCATGGCACTCACAAGGTGTCAGCTACACGAACAGTAAATTTGAAAACGTACAGTTATGATGTCAATCCAAGCGAATTAGATGAGCATCATAATACTTTTCCATACAGACTACACAAAACATATCTTGACAGCCATCAGTCATTTAATCCCATGAATCTGagggttttatttgtttgtttttacagtattaGAATGTACCTAAAATTACATCACATCACTAAATGGATGGAAATTATATCTTAACCACAGCTAGTGTCTAATATGCAACAGTTTAGAAGTGGACTGCAGCTGTTcagctcactcactcactatAACTGAAAAGAATTATTTTTGGTCAGAGGTTTCTGTTTGTCAAATGGAGTTTCCAGACCAtgagacaaaaaatgaaattggAATCCCAACCCACAAGCTAAAATAAGAATACAGTACAACAAGCTGCACTGCTCACGCAGCAGGCCTTCTCTTGGTCAAATCTGTTATAACTTTCAATATATATGCATGCACCTCATTCAAAAGTATCCTCTGGTCAGCAGCCTGCAAAATTACTTAAGTAAAGCTTTCATGCTTTCTGATGCTTCTAGAAAATAGGTATCGCTATACAACAGACCCATACCGAGTTTTCCCCTTAAACTTATTGAGAAATCATAGTCGACCTTTTCTTACTTTCAACACATGCAGCAGATGCAGTTGTTTGTACCCTGTAAGAATCAATCACCAGTTTCATTTCCTCCCAACCAAAACACCTAAATAAAGTGAAGTGAAATACTGaaactggggggggggggggtatatATAACTTTACATAATATTACCATACTTATGAAATCACGCTATCCACATGAAAACAATTCAAGTTTATTTACATGGCCCAATATTAGTTTGTCGatgtacaatgtacaatgtCTCCATTAACATTACAgcaaacaacagcaacacttCCCTACCCAGCACAAACTCTCTGAGAAGACAAGGATTCATTCACTAAAAATACTTAaatcatacagaaaaaaataggaaaaacatCAGTAGAGGGCATtcaaagaaaatcaatcaatcaaaagcacttaattattaaaataaaaacatttaagacaAACAACAGAGCAGCCAAAATGTCAGATAACACAACAGAACATAAtctttaaaagttaaatatttacactaaagaattaatacattttagatTTAACATCAAACATCAATCAAGTATTGTCAGAATAAGATTATGGATGTGATAGCATTAATAAGAGACTGGTTCTCCAAAATGAGGTCATGGAAAGTAggtgcatttttattttgctaCCCAGGTGTTCTGTATAAGCCGTTCAAAGGGAGTCATATAAAACTTTCACTCATGTTGTTGTCATAGAATTTGAGGTTATCTGATGACAATGTCATTCTTATTTGATTCCAGAAAAGAAGTTGGGCCCTTGGGTTTCTCGGCCAGGACAACACAGACTTCCTGCACAACCTCTTCCTCAACTGAAGGTACTTCAGTTTGGGAAACATCTCATCCAACAGAACCAGCACAGCTACATCCACCTATTTGGATCAAATCAGAGATAATtttgtgatgtggaaacatggCAACAATTCAGTAAGAATTAGATAGatagcaaatttaaaaaaaaaagaaaaaagaaaaaaagaagttaattTAACAAACCTTCTCATCCAGAAGCCGCTGCTGAACCATAAAGAAAGCTTGGCGGATCACACCATTCACTGTCTCACCACCATTAACACCACTGGACAGCACAAATACCGTCTTCACACTGTTGTAGACAGCATTATGTAGATTTTCAATACATGAAAGCCCAGGAATCCAATCCCTCTCTTCCAAACAGAGACAAAACCTCCTGTGACCTGAGTTCTCCAGATGGACAGTTAACTCATTGTAGACCCAGTCTCTCACAGCCCGGTTACTGGTGTCAAACACGACAAAAGCATCGTAGTGACACTGCGAATCACTATGAGCCAGCTGAGAGTAGCCTTTATGTCCTGCCCAAAGCACCTGTAAGCAATACCACATGTCCCATCCATAGAGATGCTTAAGTAGGGGCAGAACAGTGAATATCACAGCCAAGAAGGCACTGACGAGGAATGCTACGCTACCATATATGTCCTGGCAGGAACGCTGGTCCATAGACAATACACTCTCGCCCAGTTGGGACTCGGGGAATTCACAGTGTATATGTGTGGTGACATAAGGAATGTGTACCGAAGTAGTACGCAAAAAGTCTGCAAACCAAGATGTATCACAGTCACATTTAAAGGGGTTGGCATGCAAGGTGAGTGTCTGAAGGGCACTACCACTTTTAAAAGGGGCAGGGAGATACTGATGATTCAACTCCTTGATCTGATTGTGGTTGAGATGGAGAATATGCAAgttttctgcctttttaaaaaactcctcaggaataaaataaagtcgATTGTGACTAAGGtccaaaagagaaaaagatgctCCAAATCTTATCTCTTTATGGGGCAAATAAGAGAGGTAGTTTTTACTCAGGTTCAGGTGTGATAAATTGCTGAGCTCTGAGATGTTTTGCCATGGGAAATAGTNNNNNNNNNNNNNNNNNNNNNNNNNNNNNNNNNNNNNNNNNNNNNNNNNNNNNNNNNNNNNNNNNNNNNNNNNNNNNNNNNNNNNNNNNNNNNNNNNNNNNNNNNNNNNNNNNNNNNNNNNNNNNNNNNNNNNNNNNNNNNNNNNNNNNNNNNNNNNNNNNNNNNNNNNNNNNNNNNNNNNNNNNNNNNNNNNNNNNNNNTCAGCAGATTGTCATTGATGTTGAGGAACTTAATGCTTCCTGGGAGGTTGCACAGCACTTCTGGTGAAATTGATTTCAGCCCGTTGTTAGAGATGTCCAGGTACATGAGCGCTGTCAGGTTTTGGAAGAAATGAGTGTACTTGTTGTTGTCAGGCTCCCACATGATATATAGGTGGTTTCCATTAAAGTAGAAGTACTTTAAAGAGCTGCTGATCAGCCTTTGATCTATTCGCATCCCAATGCCATTGTTTGCCAGATTTAGGACTTCTAAGTTAGTCAGGTTGTGAAGGAACTCAAGACGATGGCCCATGCCCCTCATTTTGAAGTGAAACTCATTGTTACTAATATCTAATACCTTCAGAGTTGTTTTAAGCTCACTGAAAGCATCTCTGTGATAAAGATCAAGTCTATTGTATGACAAATCAAGAAAAACTAAATTTGTCATGTTAACGAACAGCCCACTGTTCACTGTCTGGCTCATGTAATTGAAGGAAAGGTCTAAACAAACAGCATCTTCCATGCCTACAAACACATCTTTGTTAAGAGACAGAATGTCATTTTGAGACAGATCAAACGTCAGATTATATTTGCAAAAATTGGTTTTAAAGTCCCATAGTGATGAAAAGTGTAACACATTGTCCTCCAATATTTCCGGCACATTTGATTGGTTTGATTCCCAGATGCCGCTTCCATGTGTGACTTCTCGATCTACTAGAATAAGGGGTGGGTCGTGAAGTTCATGTGTATATAAGTTCTGGTTCTGACAGTTTTGCTGTGTCATAATCTCAGAGGATGGACTGGAACAGCATGGAAGGAAATTAAGCATGTTTTGGGAAAGGTCAATATGAATGAGAGAAGGTAACTTTCCCAGAGCACTCAAGTTACAAGTATTAATGAAGTTCATTCTCAGTTCAAGTGTCGTTAGATTTTGAAGTCTTGACAAAACTTGAAGGCTCTCTCTTGAAAGACTGTGGAAGAAGTTACCGCTCAGAAGAAGATGTTGTAGACCAGATATATTGCCAATATGTGGTGAGAGGTTCAGTTCTCGAAATGTCCTCAGTGGTTCATAGTTATAGATAAGGCTAATCCAAGTGAGGCCCTTCAGGTCGCGGAAGAAGGTACCATTTTGTATGGCATATGCTAGGAGATTGTCAGAGAGGTCCAGTTTCTTTAAATTCTTTAAAGGTCTGAAAAGGCCCTCTGGAAATGTTTTCAGAGAGTTTCCCCTCAAACTTAGGAAGTTGATGGAGCTGTTCTCAGCATAAAAGGAGTTTGGATGTAGGTGTAAAGGTTGATTTTGTGGGCAAGGAAAGCAGGGCCTGGCTGCATGGTCGCAACGCTGGCAATTCCACTCTATATTCAAATACTGTAGGAGAGTAAGATTGGCAAATGCTCCTTCTAAGACCTCTGTAATTGTATTCTCTTTTAAATTCAGCCACGTCAGTGAGGGTGGCAACCCTTTAGGGACAGCTGTCAAATTATTATACCCTAAGGTAAGAATTGTGAGTTCAGGGAGCTCTCTGAAAACCCTCTCACTGATGTAAAAGGACCGGTTGCAAGGGTTTGCATAAAAACAGTTCCTGGTGAGATAGAGCTCCTTTAGATGTGGAGTTTTTAAAGGCTCAATAATGTGGAAGATGCTATTATTCTGTAGATCGAGAACTTTTAGGTTTTCAGGTAACAAGGGTATAGAGGTGAGGCTGTTTCCTGACAGATACAGAAATTTAAGCATCTTTAGGCCCTTGAAGGCATCAGGGTGAATCTCCAATTTGCATGAGCGGTCTACCCAAGTTCTCAGGTGACCTGGCTGACAATTGTCCATTATTTTCAGAGTTTCAAGGTTCGGGGCATGTGAGAAAGCATGCTGCCCCACTTGCTGTATCTTAGTCCGACTTAAATTGAGTGACACTACCGTGGAAGACTTGATAAGTGGAACACGAATGAGTGGTCTTTCATAGCAGTCTACTGCAGTGGTATTCACATCAGTGTCACATGGGAAGAAGATGGTATTTATGGTGCTCACTAGTCGAAGAAGCTGAATGAGGATGAGGATATTTTTCAACAGAGcctgaaaaaaaggaaatcaattttaaattaatttcaggTATTTGTTGATAGTTCAGAAAATACAATCGAGCAGGCATTTTAAAttataagttcacaatttttcaagtctgtcttaaaataatactCAGGTGCCCATATGTATATTGAAACAAGTTTCACTTGCTGAAATCATTCCAggtgttcatactggctgttaaaagatcccttcctaatgcactttcaatgtacagtaaatgatgggggacaaaatccacagtcctcctttttgtgcaaaaatacattcaaaagtTTGCCCAAAGCCTATATGACAattcagccatctgagttagtcaaatcaagtggatatcttccaaattaacagtctttttagtattaAGTTCCCACTTTGTGTTTCCCCGGAGTTTACCTATTGAGCTTCAGTGGAGGAAACTTTAGAAAAGGAAACTTTATAGTAAGTACCTTGTAAATCTGACAGATACCCaattgatttgacttatttgaattgctgaagcctcatatacaCTTCAGATAAATTTTTGAATACATTCTTGCATGGAAccaggactgtagattttgtcccctatcacttacattgaaagcacatcaAGAatggatcttttaatagccagtatgaacaggtggaatgattacagcaagaaaaacatatgtcgatgttcatatgggcacataaatattattttaagacaaacCTGAAAAACTTTGACCCTGTCCTTTAATTTTGCACAAGATCAagtattatacagtacatttttattactatttcctTATGCACGCTACAgttaaaaaaagcagcaaactgctaaaaaaaaaaaaatcacactggCTTTTTAAAACCCTTGATCCATTTTGTCTTGTAACAATAGTGAATCctttaagaaacattttaaaaccttCTTTTTAAATCTTGCTTTTAAGCAggctgtttatatttttattgccTTGCCTATTTTATTGAATCTCCCTGAACATTTTAATCAATATTGTCaatattgtatttcattgtttgcAACCTTTGATTTGTTAAATAccttaaatgtttttatgcaATTTACATGAGGTACCTTGAGCTgcatttcatgtatgaaaagtgctatacaaaaaAATTTGTCATTATTACTATTAAGAGTAGGTACAGTATTTTCTTGCAGTGAAATGTATTATACTTAAGGAAAGGTCTAaacaaatgttattttactTACCATCGTTGATGTAGCACACATCTTGAAATTCACGAGGAGCCAGATGAAGCAATGTTTAATCCATCTGAGGAGAGGACAGTTTAAAAAGTGGCTCCAAAAGTCTGCGCAGGAACTAGAAACCAGATTGACTAATGCAGAAGTGAAAGCAAGTGGTCATATATACAGCAGTCTGATGCAAAACATGTGACGTATCTTGTCAAAAGCAGAGAACCATCAGATACAGATACCACATCATCATAgactactgtatatttttaaaacagtattGACCTTCATGACAAAAACTTTCGATTGTATGTAGTCAAAATTACTCAATGGTTGACGGTACAGACAGACCATAAGAAAGGACAGAGAGATAAAGGTTTTTTCATCTGTGGACAAAGCTGGATGACTTCCTTTATTCACTATGAGTACTAAAGAAATGATAAGGAAGTCATAACACTTTATCACCTGCCTTGATAATCCCTTTCAATCTGAACAAATGGCCTCCACACACAGGTAGTGTTTTCACAATCACTTTATTAAGTGCACTGTATCATGAAATCAAAAgagcagattttaaaaaaaaaaaaacaaacagcaacagtgagCAGAGAAAAGACTGATTAAATGAATTTCCTTTGTTAATATAAACCTCAAACACAACTAACACACTGGAAAGCcctttattttatgtgtgtatgtagtgaaaaaaattattaacattatcaataaaaatgtgtttctgaggAATCAAAACAGCCTTTATTCAAATTGTATGTTAAAACTAGTTCCCATCTACTTTTTGGAAGACACTGTGGCACCATATATGAAATCATCATAATCACAGATAGATTACAAGTACAGTTACACAAGGTGTGTTCTGGTTGGATAGCACTTTTAAATGCTTTGGCTTTAGATTGGACCTCACACTGTCCTGAAAACAGGAACAGAATATCCCTCAACGCACAGTAGTATTCTGCTATCTTTGctggcagcagcaacaacaacattagCACATTACCATGTATTTATTTGAGCACCGTCACTGATACAAGTGTTGAGTTACCCACAGAGCAATGTTCATAAATCCATCAGACTCAGCATCCACCTTGGAGAGGGAGTGGTTGTTCCCAGGATACCACAGCaaactaaaacaacaaacatcagagCATTAGTGAATGCACAATAAAAGCCCTGTTACGCAGTGCATATCTGACATAACCAATAAAACATGCTACTAAGACAAGCTGCTTACCGGACTGGGACCTGCTTTGCTTTCAGAGCTCTGTAATATTCAATGCCTTGCTTGCTAGGCACACGCTTGTCATCTTCCCCCAAGGTGAGCAATACTGGTGTTTGTACCTTGATGAGAGATTACCTAAAGGTTAATACATAGACCAGTAACACCAATAAACTCACAGTCAAGAAACATACACAGAAATACTCATACCTTTGTGACGTGTTTGATTGGGGACTTGTTCAACATCTTTTCCCAAACAGCAGGGTCAGGTAGACAATCTGTACTGTAGTTGTAGCCAGCCTCAACCATgcacctgcaaaaaaaaaaatcatagttCGACATCAACAGggagacaaaagaaaatcacaCCCCTGAATGGCTTTGAGGTCTTTTGTTCGTGCAGGGTTTGCGTGCATTATTGAAGACTTCCTTCTTTGACAGTGAGGCAGACAAACGCCCTTTATCCCACTCACTCGCTTACAGCTGTCAGGGCAGAATGTCAGGGgtactgataataaaatatcacagatgTGTAGTTGCACAATACTGACACAGTCACAAAATTATAAACAAATGTGTGCATGAGTAAGGGAATGTGCATGCCAAGATGTACCAGTCTGGGATGTCTGTGCTGCCGATCATAGAGGCCAAATTAATGACAGGGTTGCGACCCACACAGGCCTTGTAGAACCCTGGATACTGGCCAATGAGATGACAGGCCAGGAAACCACCGTGGGAGCCTCCAACAACTGCCACCTTCTGCGTGTCAAACTGGCCCCCTTTGAGAACACTTTCAACCGCAAACTGGTGGGAAGAaaaataagggaaaaaaaaaaatcaaataaaactgcTACTCTTATGAACCATGACAAATAGAAACCAACCTAAACTAAATATAGAAGCCAACTAATTCAACAGTATTAACAAAGACATAAAGCACAATAAAGCAACACTGGAAATCATATTATTTACCAGTCAGACCAAAAGATACTTTTAGAGCTAATCAATTTCATGACTTGGAAAAACTTGATTATCATtgatttaaacagcattttgcTCTTACTTGAACATCTTTGACGTCCTGGGTGCCAACATTGCCAGGTAATGAGAGGACATTGTCCTGGCCGAACCCAATAGAGCCACGATAGttcactaaaaacaaacaaacaaaaaaacttctcagatggttctgtgtaacaaaccatctagTGCGTCAGGTTTAGATACCAGAGGGTTGCTGCTTCAATCCCTGGGCCAACTGAACAGACCGACAGATTATGGATATACTGAGAAGCTACATCCCCAATGaaacaaaactaaagaaactattaaaacaaatcacaaaactATTGGCAATGAATATTGaaagattttcaaaataaaaattagaTTAATTAATATGCAATTATGTTCCATGGATCCTGGATAGGATGgatgaaacatgaaatacatAGTTTTCAAAATCATTTCTCACTGATGATGGACTGGTTATAGCTGAGAGCTGAAAGCAGCATGTTCCTAAAGTATGAGAGCTCTCTAAATGTTCACAAGATAGGAAAAAATATGTAGTGTCTTGAAGTGGCGAAAGAAATGTATAATAAATACTTTTCCTAGTCTGACACCTTGGCAAAGTAACCAACCACAAACTATCTCCCTTCTGCAGGAGAGAGGATGTGAACCTTGCTCATCCTCTTTTATGCATAGAGTATATGTATATCCTATCAATGAATGATAGTCTTAACAGGTGTCACACATAAAAGCACTTTACCTTAACATTTGAACTTACCCAGTAAAATACCAAATCCCATCTTGCACAGCACAGCAGAAGACAGAATCCAGTCAGCTACAATCACCGAATGAGGACCCCCTAAGTCAAAGAaactaaatgtaaaatacagacTGACAGTTTGTATAATCTTTCTGTGCTTAGTCATGTGGGGCATAACTGTCAGAAATTAAATTGCCTGTTGAATTAAAATATGGAAAACATCTCACAGGATTATGAGGCttgttacaaagaaaaaaaaaacaacaaccttgaTTTTGAGGAtatgataaaacattttctcactaaGGAAACTATTGTCATAGCAACCAGCGTTGGCACTGCCAATCTTATCTGTGCTCTTGACTT includes:
- the tlr9 gene encoding toll-like receptor 9, with translation MCATSTMALLKNILILIQLLRLVSTINTIFFPCDTDVNTTAVDCYERPLIRVPLIKSSTVVSLNLSRTKIQQVGQHAFSHAPNLETLKIMDNCQPGHLRTWVDRSCKLEIHPDAFKGLKMLKFLYLSGNSLTSIPLLPENLKVLDLQNNSIFHIIEPLKTPHLKELYLTRNCFYANPCNRSFYISERVFRELPELTILTLGYNNLTAVPKGLPPSLTWLNLKENTITEVLEGAFANLTLLQYLNIEWNCQRCDHAARPCFPCPQNQPLHLHPNSFYAENSSINFLSLRGNSLKTFPEGLFRPLKNLKKLDLSDNLLAYAIQNGTFFRDLKGLTWISLIYNYEPLRTFRELNLSPHIGNISGLQHLLLSGNFFHSLSRESLQVLSRLQNLTTLELRMNFINTCNLSALGKLPSLIHIDLSQNMLNFLPCCSSPSSEIMTQQNCQNQNLYTHELHDPPLILVDREVTHGSGIWESNQSNVPEILEDNVLHFSSLWDFKTNFCKYNLTFDLSQNDILSLNKDVFVGMEDAVCLDLSFNYMSQTVNSGLFVNMTNLVFLDLSYNRLDLYHRDAFSELKTTLKVLDISNNEFHFKMRGMGHRLEFLHNLTNLEVLNLANNGIGMRIDQRLISSSLKYFYFNGNHLYIMWEPDNNKYTHFFQNLTALMYLDISNNGLKSISPEVLCNLPGSIKFLNINDNLLFAYYFGTHSLCHHTYTL
- the LOC137184587 gene encoding toll-like receptor 9, whose translation is MDQRSCQDIYGSVAFLVSAFLAVIFTVLPLLKHLYGWDMWYCLQVLWAGHKGYSQLAHSDSQCHYDAFVVFDTSNRAVRDWVYNELTVHLENSGHRRFCLCLEERDWIPGLSCIENLHNAVYNSVKTVFVLSSGVNGGETVNGVIRQAFFMVQQRLLDEKVDVAVLVLLDEMFPKLKYLQLRKRLCRKSVLSWPRNPRAQLLFWNQIRMTLSSDNLKFYDNNMSESFI